A single genomic interval of Microbulbifer variabilis harbors:
- a CDS encoding S8 family peptidase — protein sequence MTSPLKNLRQKTALASVFTLLCTAPFTAQAQQADNALLTDRIIVKYKESAKVGRAASMARETVEKASRRAGHKMRHLRRMATGAQVMRLEGRKNRTEMNAIINRLKQDPDVEYAEPDLMMRSMAVPNDSSYLNQWHYFESTGGLNLPSAWDVTQGEGAVVAVLDTGYRPHPDLVGNILPGYDMISDTFVSVDGDGRDSDATDPGDWYTDKACGDDPRIPSESDSSWHGTHVAGTIAGVTNNNMGIAGVAYKAKIVPIRVLGRCGGYTSDIADGIIWGAGGSVSGLPSNPNPAQVLNLSLGGGGSCATTTQNAINTARSLGATIVVAAGNESDNASQYTPASCDGVITTASTNRDGGRSYFSNYGSVVDVAAPGGAQSFANDPNGILSTHNSGSTVAGSDSYVYMQGTSMAAPHVAGAAALLYSVNPDLGPDDIESILTTTARSFPSSCSGCGAGIVDATAAVAMASGGSDGDNGGDNGNGGGVSWTESNLSGSSGSWNDFTIEVAAGTTSLNIEMSGGSGEVDLYVRHANYPTLRRYDCRPYLWGNEESCTISNPDSGTWYVSVYGYDSYSGVTLKAETTP from the coding sequence ATGACTTCACCACTCAAGAACCTTCGGCAGAAGACGGCTCTAGCGAGCGTTTTTACACTGCTATGCACTGCGCCCTTCACTGCCCAGGCACAACAAGCGGACAACGCTCTGCTGACAGACCGCATCATCGTTAAATACAAGGAAAGCGCCAAGGTTGGCCGGGCTGCCAGCATGGCCAGGGAAACGGTGGAAAAGGCCTCCCGTCGCGCCGGCCACAAAATGCGTCACCTGCGCCGTATGGCCACTGGTGCTCAGGTAATGCGCCTGGAAGGTCGCAAAAACAGAACGGAAATGAACGCAATTATCAACCGTCTGAAACAGGATCCGGATGTGGAGTACGCTGAGCCGGATCTGATGATGCGCTCAATGGCTGTGCCCAATGACTCTAGCTATCTCAACCAGTGGCACTACTTTGAGTCCACCGGCGGCCTGAACCTGCCATCGGCCTGGGATGTCACTCAGGGTGAGGGAGCGGTTGTCGCGGTGCTCGACACCGGTTACCGCCCACACCCTGATCTGGTGGGCAATATTCTGCCGGGCTACGACATGATTTCTGACACTTTCGTGTCTGTAGACGGCGATGGCCGTGATAGCGATGCCACAGACCCAGGCGACTGGTATACGGACAAAGCCTGTGGCGATGATCCTCGCATCCCCTCGGAAAGCGACAGTAGCTGGCACGGCACCCATGTCGCCGGCACCATCGCAGGCGTCACCAATAACAATATGGGTATCGCCGGTGTCGCCTACAAAGCCAAGATCGTACCGATACGCGTGCTCGGCCGCTGTGGTGGCTATACCTCAGATATCGCCGATGGCATCATCTGGGGCGCCGGCGGCTCTGTCAGCGGCCTGCCATCCAACCCCAACCCCGCACAAGTACTCAACCTGAGTCTTGGTGGTGGTGGCAGCTGTGCCACGACAACTCAGAATGCTATCAACACCGCACGCAGCCTAGGCGCCACTATCGTAGTCGCTGCCGGTAATGAATCCGATAACGCCAGCCAATACACTCCCGCCAGCTGCGATGGCGTAATAACTACTGCCTCAACGAACCGCGATGGCGGCCGCTCTTACTTCTCCAACTACGGCAGCGTAGTGGATGTTGCAGCACCGGGGGGAGCGCAGAGTTTTGCTAACGACCCGAACGGCATTCTCTCCACCCACAATAGTGGCAGTACCGTCGCGGGCAGCGATAGCTACGTCTATATGCAAGGCACCAGTATGGCTGCCCCACATGTTGCCGGTGCTGCCGCACTACTGTATTCGGTAAACCCTGACCTGGGCCCGGACGACATCGAATCGATACTCACCACCACCGCACGCAGTTTCCCATCTTCATGCAGCGGCTGCGGTGCCGGTATTGTCGATGCTACAGCAGCAGTGGCCATGGCGAGCGGCGGTAGCGATGGAGACAACGGTGGCGATAACGGAAATGGCGGTGGTGTCAGCTGGACCGAATCCAACCTTTCCGGCAGCTCCGGCAGTTGGAACGACTTCACCATCGAAGTCGCTGCGGGTACCACAAGCTTGAATATAGAGATGTCTGGCGGTAGTGGCGAGGTCGACCTCTATGTCCGCCATGCCAACTACCCCACTCTGCGTCGGTACGATTGCCGCCCCTACCTCTGGGGAAATGAAGAGAGCTGCACTATTAGCAACCCTGACTCGGGTACCTGGTATGTCAGTGTTTACGGTTACGACTCCTACAGCGGCGTCACCCTAAAGGCTGAAACTACTCCCTAA
- a CDS encoding TetR/AcrR family transcriptional regulator: MANTAKFDRQEVLQRATWLFWQKGFHATSTRDLQQATNLRPGSIYAAFGSKSGLFKEVLSYYAQNRDQLLLQCINDEGSNLGGLRAYFHYILLGDDVDAPNELCLLAKAISELDEGEEALLAEARALLAAHGAKFRQYLESAVNAGELSKQTDSALLARQLQVQMIGLRTYLRATSDRAAVEQMIEQLFDPVCVQTTS; this comes from the coding sequence ATGGCGAATACCGCGAAATTTGACCGCCAGGAAGTATTACAGCGGGCAACCTGGCTTTTCTGGCAAAAAGGGTTTCACGCCACATCGACTCGTGACCTGCAACAGGCCACCAATCTTCGTCCTGGTAGTATTTATGCCGCTTTTGGTAGTAAATCTGGACTTTTCAAAGAGGTTCTAAGCTATTACGCGCAAAATCGTGACCAATTACTCCTTCAATGCATAAATGACGAAGGCAGCAACCTTGGAGGCTTGCGTGCCTATTTCCATTACATATTGCTAGGTGACGATGTTGATGCCCCAAACGAGCTCTGCCTATTAGCTAAAGCCATCTCAGAGCTGGATGAAGGAGAAGAAGCACTATTGGCCGAGGCCCGCGCTTTACTGGCTGCACATGGGGCAAAGTTCCGTCAGTATCTGGAGAGTGCGGTGAATGCTGGAGAGCTTTCCAAACAGACAGATTCGGCGCTGCTCGCTCGCCAGTTGCAGGTTCAAATGATTGGACTGCGAACTTATCTCCGCGCCACCTCGGACCGCGCTGCGGTTGAGCAAATGATCGAACAGTTGTTTGACCCAGTCTGCGTGCAGACCACAAGTTGA
- a CDS encoding YicC/YloC family endoribonuclease, with product MANNREQNKVRSMTAFGRAEAAYATGNAIWELRSVNHRYLEPHFRLPEVARPLEAQLRDILRKSLSRGKVELTLTVKPNSVETSGLEINQPLAQALINAAKQVTGGEGAQPLNPLQILQWPGIISEPEADTEQQSATILQAFREALEQLRANREREGAELAKFIEARLKGIEEQVALVRELLPQILEAQREKLRNRLEELSIELDKERLEQEIVLLAQKADVDEELDRLNAHTVETRRVLAGGGAIGRRLDFLMQEFNREANTLSSKSVVTDTTQAAVELKVLIEQMREQVQNIE from the coding sequence ATGGCCAATAACCGGGAACAGAACAAAGTGCGAAGCATGACAGCCTTCGGTCGCGCCGAAGCCGCTTATGCCACAGGAAACGCCATTTGGGAGCTGCGCTCGGTCAATCATCGCTACCTGGAGCCGCACTTCCGTCTGCCCGAGGTCGCCCGCCCTCTGGAAGCGCAGTTACGAGATATTTTGCGGAAAAGTTTATCCCGTGGAAAAGTGGAACTCACGCTTACAGTAAAACCCAACAGTGTGGAAACGAGTGGGCTTGAAATTAATCAGCCGCTGGCACAAGCATTGATTAACGCCGCCAAACAAGTGACAGGCGGTGAAGGCGCCCAACCACTCAACCCCCTGCAGATTCTCCAATGGCCCGGTATTATTAGCGAACCGGAAGCCGATACTGAGCAGCAATCCGCCACTATTTTGCAGGCGTTTCGCGAAGCGCTAGAACAACTGCGCGCGAATCGTGAGCGTGAGGGTGCGGAGTTAGCCAAATTTATTGAAGCCCGCTTAAAAGGCATTGAAGAACAAGTCGCCCTAGTGCGGGAACTGCTACCACAGATTCTAGAGGCACAGCGGGAAAAACTGCGCAACCGCCTGGAAGAGCTCTCTATAGAATTGGATAAGGAGCGCTTGGAACAGGAAATTGTACTGCTCGCTCAAAAAGCCGACGTCGATGAAGAACTCGATCGCCTAAATGCCCACACTGTAGAAACCCGCCGGGTACTCGCTGGAGGCGGCGCTATAGGTCGGCGCTTGGATTTTCTTATGCAGGAATTTAACCGCGAGGCCAACACTCTATCCTCCAAGTCCGTGGTAACCGACACCACCCAGGCTGCAGTAGAGCTGAAGGTCTTGATCGAACAAATGCGTGAGCAAGTACAAAATATTGAGTAA
- a CDS encoding rhomboid family intramembrane serine protease: MRNNIKWVGAIFLAVTIIEIINILSGRSLNYFGLVPRSIDHLPHIFTAPLLHGSIWHFLSNIVTLCVFSFLLLQYGVKTYLKVTLTIIVTTGFAVWLFARGGNHLGASSVIYGYFGFLLLAGFISKQFVRLMISIFVGLVYGGLIFGVLPQGMYISWESHLFGFLFGIMAAKIWAHTPNPITDRQAVSKNS; encoded by the coding sequence ATGCGAAATAATATTAAATGGGTTGGGGCTATATTCTTAGCTGTAACCATTATTGAAATTATTAATATATTATCCGGCCGCTCATTGAATTACTTCGGCCTAGTTCCTAGATCCATCGACCATCTGCCCCATATTTTTACCGCTCCATTGCTACACGGAAGCATCTGGCATTTTCTATCCAATATAGTAACCCTGTGCGTTTTCAGTTTTTTGCTGTTGCAATATGGAGTGAAAACCTACCTAAAAGTCACTCTGACGATTATTGTCACCACTGGCTTTGCCGTTTGGCTATTTGCTAGAGGCGGGAATCATCTAGGCGCAAGTTCAGTAATTTATGGCTATTTTGGATTCTTATTGCTGGCCGGCTTTATCAGCAAGCAGTTTGTTCGACTAATGATATCCATTTTTGTCGGATTGGTTTATGGCGGGCTTATTTTTGGTGTGCTCCCACAAGGAATGTATATTTCCTGGGAATCGCATCTATTCGGTTTTCTCTTTGGCATAATGGCTGCAAAAATATGGGCCCACACACCCAACCCTATTACGGACCGACAAGCTGTATCTAAAAATTCATAG
- a CDS encoding carboxymuconolactone decarboxylase family protein — protein MKESRIYDLESAPQDSKPLLQKSIKAFGSIPNLHGVMAESPQALAAYQDLHQYFLDTSFNAEEMTVVWQSINVEHNCHYCVPAHSAIAKAMKVADEVNEALRNKTPLPTEKLEVLRDTTLAIVRERGVISDEISERFYAVGYNRQNLLEIIVGVAQKVMSNYINHLADTPVDPQFAAFVR, from the coding sequence ATGAAAGAGTCCCGGATTTACGATCTTGAAAGTGCACCGCAAGACAGCAAGCCCCTCCTCCAGAAATCTATCAAGGCCTTTGGCTCTATCCCCAACTTGCACGGGGTTATGGCAGAGTCGCCCCAAGCTCTGGCGGCTTACCAGGATTTACATCAGTACTTCCTGGACACCTCATTCAATGCCGAAGAAATGACTGTGGTCTGGCAGAGCATCAATGTGGAGCATAACTGTCACTACTGTGTACCGGCACACAGCGCTATTGCCAAGGCGATGAAAGTAGCGGACGAAGTGAATGAGGCCCTTCGCAATAAGACGCCCCTACCTACTGAAAAACTTGAAGTACTGCGGGATACCACCCTGGCAATTGTGCGTGAACGCGGTGTGATTTCAGATGAGATATCAGAGCGGTTTTACGCAGTGGGCTATAACCGCCAAAACCTGCTGGAGATTATTGTTGGGGTTGCGCAGAAAGTGATGAGCAATTACATCAATCATCTTGCAGATACGCCGGTTGACCCCCAATTTGCCGCGTTTGTTCGCTAG
- a CDS encoding exodeoxyribonuclease III: MRIVSLSVDGVHQAAQRGLYDWLAEQDADIICLQDLRSLEPELDHPIFHPDGYYSYFFDSGTPHENGVAIYTRNQPKAIIFGMGFANGEDMYGRYLQADFERLSVGSLLAPIATDEASLEKKVQFFDDMQAHLHKISRKRRDFIFCGNWGMAHRRADVQNWQDHQDNPGFMRHEQRWLDQLFNEIGYVDAFRRVVKDTDEFTWWPSGTVGEGDGWRTDMQIVSHGLKNRIEYGAINKNVNFSSHLPLMMDYDLEV; this comes from the coding sequence ATGCGAATAGTAAGCTTGTCTGTAGACGGCGTTCATCAGGCCGCACAGCGCGGTCTCTACGATTGGTTAGCTGAGCAGGATGCAGACATTATCTGCCTTCAAGACCTGCGCTCTCTGGAGCCGGAGCTAGACCACCCCATATTCCACCCCGATGGCTATTACAGCTACTTCTTCGATTCGGGAACGCCCCATGAAAACGGCGTGGCGATCTATACACGCAACCAGCCCAAGGCCATTATTTTCGGTATGGGTTTCGCCAACGGCGAGGATATGTATGGGCGCTATTTACAGGCAGATTTTGAACGCCTGAGTGTGGGTTCGCTGCTAGCGCCAATAGCCACTGACGAAGCTTCACTGGAAAAAAAGGTCCAGTTTTTCGACGACATGCAAGCGCACCTGCACAAAATCAGCCGCAAGCGCCGCGATTTTATTTTCTGCGGTAACTGGGGCATGGCACACCGCCGTGCCGATGTGCAGAACTGGCAGGACCACCAGGATAACCCTGGTTTCATGCGTCACGAACAGCGCTGGTTGGACCAGCTGTTCAATGAAATTGGCTATGTCGATGCCTTTCGCCGCGTGGTCAAAGACACCGATGAATTTACCTGGTGGCCGAGTGGCACCGTAGGCGAAGGTGATGGCTGGCGTACCGACATGCAGATCGTTTCACACGGGTTGAAAAATCGTATTGAGTACGGTGCGATTAACAAGAATGTGAATTTCTCCAGCCACCTACCACTAATGATGGATTACGACCTGGAAGTATAA
- the rph gene encoding ribonuclease PH, whose amino-acid sequence MQRPSGRAAAQMRQIKITRNYTRHAEGSVLVEFGDTKVLCNASVSSEVPRFLRGQGSGWITAEYGMLPRSTGSRMPREAAKGKQSGRTVEIQRLIGRSLRAAVDLEKLGENQITLDCDVIQADGGTRTAAITGACVALVDALRHMQREKILAEDPLLNLVAAVSVGIYDGEPVLDLDYPEDSAADTDMNLVMAADGGMIEVQGTAEGKPFSEKEFAQMLGLGKAGIDELIEIQQKALDE is encoded by the coding sequence ATGCAGCGTCCCAGTGGCCGCGCGGCGGCGCAGATGCGCCAGATAAAAATTACCCGAAACTACACCCGCCACGCCGAGGGCTCTGTGTTGGTAGAGTTTGGCGACACAAAAGTTCTGTGTAATGCCTCAGTGTCGAGTGAAGTACCGCGCTTCCTGCGCGGTCAGGGCAGCGGTTGGATCACCGCGGAGTATGGCATGCTGCCGCGCTCTACAGGTTCCCGCATGCCGCGTGAGGCAGCCAAGGGTAAACAGAGCGGCCGCACTGTAGAGATCCAGCGTCTGATTGGCCGCTCCCTGCGCGCAGCGGTGGATCTGGAAAAGCTTGGAGAGAATCAGATCACCCTGGATTGCGATGTTATCCAGGCCGATGGCGGCACACGCACAGCGGCTATTACCGGCGCTTGTGTAGCCTTGGTGGATGCGCTGCGCCATATGCAGCGGGAAAAAATTCTCGCTGAGGATCCGTTGCTCAACCTTGTCGCGGCGGTCTCTGTCGGAATTTATGACGGCGAGCCGGTTTTGGATCTGGACTATCCAGAGGACAGTGCGGCGGATACGGATATGAATCTGGTGATGGCGGCAGACGGAGGTATGATCGAAGTACAGGGTACCGCTGAAGGTAAGCCTTTTTCCGAGAAAGAGTTCGCGCAGATGCTGGGTTTGGGTAAAGCGGGAATCGATGAACTGATCGAGATACAGCAAAAAGCCTTGGATGAGTGA
- a CDS encoding S8 family peptidase, translating into MKTPLKNLLHKSALAGVFSLLCASPFAAQVEDTSNAQITDRIIVKYKQGAKIGQAARLAPETVDKASRRAGHKMRHLRRMATGAQVMRLEGRKNKAELEAIISRLKQDPDVEYAEPDLMMKAMAVPNDPSYYDQWHYFESTGGLNLPAAWDTTQGEGVVVAVIDTGFLPHADLTANLLPGYDMISDTDVSVDGDGRDSDATDPGDWYTNTYCGDPRYPEADSSWHGTHVAGTIAAVTNNNMGVAGVASKAKIVPVRVLGRCGGYTSDIADGIIWSAGGSVSGVPTNANPAQVLNLSLGGSGSCATTTQNAINTARSLGATVVVAAGNSARNARRYTPASCSGVITVAATDRSGGRAYYSNYGNVVDVAAPGGETNVVSSDGVLSTLNSGNTVAGTDSYAYYPGTSMATPHVAGAAALIYSVNPNVTPDQVESILTSTARSFPSSCSRCGSGIVDAAAAVAAASN; encoded by the coding sequence ATGAAAACACCACTGAAAAATCTATTGCATAAGTCCGCACTGGCCGGCGTATTTTCACTGCTGTGTGCAAGCCCCTTCGCCGCCCAGGTCGAAGATACCAGCAACGCTCAAATCACCGACCGCATTATCGTCAAATACAAGCAGGGCGCTAAAATAGGGCAGGCGGCCAGACTAGCTCCAGAAACCGTAGATAAAGCCTCCCGCCGCGCCGGCCATAAAATGCGCCACCTGCGCCGTATGGCCACAGGTGCTCAGGTGATGCGCCTGGAGGGACGCAAAAACAAAGCAGAGCTTGAGGCTATTATCAGCCGCCTTAAACAGGACCCCGATGTCGAGTATGCAGAGCCCGACCTGATGATGAAGGCCATGGCCGTACCCAATGACCCCAGCTATTACGATCAGTGGCACTATTTTGAGTCCACCGGTGGCCTTAATCTGCCGGCAGCCTGGGATACCACTCAGGGCGAGGGTGTGGTCGTTGCAGTTATCGATACCGGCTTCCTGCCCCACGCAGATCTGACCGCTAACCTGCTGCCCGGTTACGACATGATTTCCGATACCGATGTCTCTGTGGATGGCGACGGCCGCGACAGCGACGCCACCGACCCCGGCGACTGGTATACCAATACCTACTGTGGTGACCCACGATATCCGGAAGCGGACAGCAGCTGGCACGGTACCCATGTCGCCGGCACCATAGCGGCAGTGACCAACAATAATATGGGCGTAGCCGGTGTGGCCTCCAAAGCGAAGATCGTACCCGTGCGAGTACTCGGCCGCTGTGGCGGTTACACTTCAGATATTGCCGACGGCATCATCTGGAGCGCCGGCGGTTCTGTCAGCGGTGTCCCAACCAACGCCAACCCCGCCCAGGTACTGAACTTGAGCCTGGGTGGTAGCGGCAGCTGCGCTACCACAACGCAGAATGCCATCAATACCGCACGCAGCCTCGGTGCCACCGTCGTGGTTGCCGCCGGCAACTCCGCTCGCAACGCTCGCCGTTACACGCCAGCAAGCTGCTCGGGGGTTATTACTGTTGCCGCCACAGATCGCTCCGGTGGTCGCGCCTACTACTCTAATTACGGTAATGTGGTCGACGTAGCCGCACCGGGTGGTGAGACCAATGTGGTAAGCAGTGATGGTGTGCTATCCACTCTCAACAGCGGCAACACTGTAGCCGGTACGGATTCCTATGCTTACTATCCCGGTACCAGCATGGCCACCCCCCATGTAGCCGGTGCCGCAGCTCTGATCTATTCGGTGAATCCCAATGTGACACCCGATCAGGTAGAGTCTATTCTCACCAGCACCGCGCGCAGTTTCCCGTCCTCTTGCTCGCGCTGTGGCTCTGGCATTGTCGACGCTGCTGCAGCAGTGGCAGCGGCCAGTAACTGA